One Gavia stellata isolate bGavSte3 chromosome 20, bGavSte3.hap2, whole genome shotgun sequence genomic region harbors:
- the MYBL2 gene encoding myb-related protein B, with translation MARRSRGEDQDELHYQDTDSDVPEQRDGRCKVKWTQEEDEQLKMLVRHYGQNDWKFLASHFPNRSDQQCQYRWLRVLNPDLVKGPWTKEEDQKVIELVKKYGTKQWTLIAKHLKGRLGKQCRERWHNHLNPEVKKSSWTEEEDRIIFEAHKVLGNRWAEIAKLLPGRTDNAVKNHWNSTIKRKVDTGGFLNETKESKSLYLLVEVDDKESQSRTRAGSQNVLPNWPVDISEIKEEDVSDEEVTGVQELASELPAAELAEHNAEGTPDDAVPEDTSSFVTSPYKWVVEAANYLYPTSVPAFNEALDMIESDPDGWCDLTQFDLPEEPSADSSSSSNSPVRQTPSKPTPSLPNVTEYRLDGHTISDLSKSSKGELIPISPHAEVSFGTPPSVLKRQKKRKISLSPVTENATSTSLSFLDSCNSMTPKSTPVKTLPFSPSQFLNFWTKQDTLELENPSLTSTPVCSQKVIVTTPLHRDKTPLLQKNSAFVTPDQKYVVDNTPHTPTPFKNALEKYGPIRPLPQTPHLEEDLKEVLRSEAGIELIIEDDVKPEKQKRKQGLRRSPIKKVRKSLALDIVDEDMTQNMPALPKTVCFKRAQPVNFLSRSLNLSSSSRKNDSGLLNRAFVQVQPEKMSYRKMPSHFRPPAPMTRAWKAVACGGTRDQLFMQEKARQFLGMLKQSHTSRTLILS, from the exons atGGCGCGCCGCAGCCGCGG TGAGGACCAGGATGAGCTGCATTACCAGGATACCGACTCGGATGTGCCGGAGCAGCGGGATGGCAGGTGCAAAGTCAAGTGGACGCAAGAAGAG GATGAGCAGCTGAAGATGTTAGTAAGACATTACGGGCAGAATGACTGGAAGTTCCTGGCCAGTCACTTTCCT AACCGCAGCGATCAGCAGTGTCAGTACCGGTGGCTGAGAGTGTTGAATCCAGACTTGGTTAAGGGCCCTTGGACCAAAGAGGAGGACCAAAAG GTAATTGAACTGGTTAAAAAATATGGCACCAAACAATGGACCCTGATAGCCAAGCACCTGAAAGGGCGGTTAGGGAAGCAGTGCCGGGAACGCTGGCATAACCACTTGAACCCTGAGGTGAAGAAGTCCTCGTGGACAGAGGAGGAAGATCGCATCATTTTTGAGGCCCACAAGGTCCTGGGGAATCGTTGGGCGGAGATTGCtaagctgctgcctgggag gacCGACAATGCTGTGAAGAATCACTGGAACTCCACCATCAAGCGGAAGGTGGACACAGGAGGCTTCCTCAATGAAACTAAGGAGTCCAAGTCACTGTACTTGCTCGTGGAGGTGGATGACAAGGAGAGCCAAAGTCGAACGAGAGCTGGGAGCCAG AACGTCCTGCCGAACTGGCCAGTTGATATCTCTGAAATAAAGGAAGAGGATGTCAGTGATGAGGAAGTGACGGGTGTGCAGGAGTTAGCCTCGGAGCTGCCAGCTGCTGAACTGGCAGAGCATAATGCTGAGGGGACCCCAGATGATGCAGTGCCTGAGGATACCTCTTCATTTGTCACATCCCCTTACAAATGGGTTGTCGAAGCTGCCAACTATTTGTACCCAACATCTGTGCCAGCCTTCAATGAAGCTCTGGACATGATTGAATCC GACCCCGACGGGTGGTGTGATCTGACCCAGTTTGACCTGCCTGAGGAACCctctgctgacagcagcagtagcagcaacAGCCCCGTGAGGCAAACGCCCAGCAAGCCAACACCATCCCTGCCCAATGTGACCGAGTACCGCCTGGACGGCCACACCATCTCCGACCTCAGCAAGAGCAGCAAGGGGGAGCTCATCCCCATCTCTCCGCATGCAGAGGTGAGCTTTGGCACACCGCCCTCTGTgctgaagaggcagaagaagaggaagatctCCCTCTCCCCTGTCACGGAGAATGCCACCAGCACCAGCCTTTCCTTCCTTGACTCCTGCAACAGCATGACGCCCAAGAGCACCCCTGTCAAGACGCTGCCCTTCTCTCCATCTCAG TTCTTAAACTTTTGGACCAAACAGGATACCCTAGAACTGGAGAACCCGTCTCTGACCTCCACGCCTGTGTGCAGTCAGAAGGTGATTGTTACCACCCCTCTGCACAGGGACAAGACCCCTCTGCTTCAGAAGAACTCAGC GTTTGTCACACCAGATCAGAAGTATGTGGTGGACAACACTCCTCACACCCCCACACCTTTCAAAAACGCCCTGGAGAAATATGGACCAATTAGGCCTCTG CCCCAGACTCCTCACCTGGAAGAAGACTTGAAAGAGGTGCTCCGAAGTGAAGCTGGCATTGAACTTATCATAGAGGATGATGTGAAgcctgagaaacagaaaaggaaacagggg TTGCGCAGGAGTCCTATCAAGAAGGTGCGGAAGTCTCTGGCCCTGGATATTGTGGATGAAGATATGACGCAAAATATGCCTGCCCTCCCCAAGACTGTCTGTTTCAAAAGAGCCCAG CCTGTGAATTTCCTGTCAAGGTCCCTGAACCTTTCCTCCTCGAGCAGGAAGAACGACAGTGGTTTGCTCAACAGAGCCTTTGTGCAAGTGCAGCCAGAGAAGATGTCCTACAGGAAAATGCCGAGCCATTTCAGACCACCAGCACCA
- the LOC132318813 gene encoding uncharacterized protein LOC132318813: MLSTKRHSTSILTIKEILEKGFVAGASSHTPSSPVHSYYMDNSSASKPDTWELLMDLDNATKGSSLCVVKQSESLSSCVKTDLHSLTQGISDLSLVCFCKTHHGQATFDLSGLPCEHPSRAGCLMDVASQNTSTPCKKEKHPKLLENLLSKSSELAGDLSTLGKTPAPRWEISAIKAPLDTSLSLDVSTEELRLLGCSKPDTPSLETSVVVPLAWPGAFKRHPTLIHRSATPEAQLSDLEPVPVFLQQAL, encoded by the coding sequence ATGCTGTCCACCAAGAGGCACAGTACCAGCATTCTGACCATAAAGGAAATCCTGGAAAAGGGGTTTGTGGCTGGGGCTTCCAGCCATACCCCTTCTTCTCCTGTCCACAGTTATTACATGGACAATAGCAGTGCCTCCAAACCAGACACCTGGGAGCTTCTCATGGACTTGGACAATGCAACAAAAGGCAGTTCTCTGTGTGTTGTCAAGCAGTCAGAGTCTCTGAGTAGCTGTGTGAAGACTGACCTGCACAGCCTGACCCAGGGCATCTCTGACCTCAGTCTTGTCTGCTTCTGCAAGACCCACCATGGTCAGGCCACCTTCGACCTGTCCGGTTTGCCTTGTGAGCACCCCAGCAGAGCCGGCTGCCTGATGGATGTGGCATCGCAGAACACCTCAACACCgtgcaagaaagaaaagcacccCAAACTGCTGGAGAACCTGCTCTCCAAGAGCTCTGAGCTCGCTGGTGACCTCTCAACCCTTGGGAAGACGCCAGCACCCAGATGGGAGATCTCGGCAATAAAAGCCCCCCTGGATACCAGCCTGTCCCTTGATGTGAGCACTGAGGAGTTAAGGTTACTGGGGTGCTCCAAACCAGACACACCATCCCTGGAGACCTCTGTAGTAGTTCCTCTGGCTTGGCCTGGTGCTTTCAAGAGGCACCCTACACTGATCCACAGGTCTGCCACCCCTGAGGCCCAGCTGAGCGACCTTGAGCCTGTCCCcgtgtttctgcagcaggctCTGTGA